One stretch of Actinacidiphila sp. DG2A-62 DNA includes these proteins:
- the pepN gene encoding aminopeptidase N: protein MAGTNLTREEAQERARLLRVDAYAVELDLRGAQDGGTFRSATTVTFEAREAGETFIDLVAPAVREVVLNGEALDPAAVFADSRIALAGLRRGANELRVVADCAYTNTGEGLHRFVDPVDKQAYLYTQFEVPDARRVFASFEQPDLKAAFAFTVRAPAGWTVVSNSPTPEPTADGVWAFEPTPRISSYVTALIAGPYTAVHSSWDGDGRSVPLGIYCRPSLAEHLDAEAIFEVTRQGFDWFQEKFDHPYPFAKYDQLFVPEFNAGAMENAGAVTIRDQYVFRSKVTDSAYELRAETILHELAHMWFGDLVTMEWWNDLWLNESFATYTSIACQAHAPGSKWPHSWTSFANTMKTWAYRQDQLPSTHPIMAEINDLDDVLVNFDGITYAKGASVLKQLVAYVGMDAFFAGVQAYFKRHAWGNTRLTDLLGALEETSGRDLKTWSKAWLETAGINVLRPELTVGDDGVVTSFAVRQEAPALPAGAKGSAVLRPHRIAVGGYDLQDGKLVRTTRVELDVDGELTEVPELTGVRRPDVVLLNDDDLSYAKVRLDEQSLATVRDHLGDFTESLPRALVWAAAWDMTRDGELATRDYLELVLHGVAKESDIGVVQSLHRQLKLALDLYADPAWRETGLARWTEASLEHLAAAAPGSDHQLAWARAFADVARTPEQLDILQGLLDGTTEYEGLAVDTELRWALLTRLAATGRAGEEAIEDELKRDPTSAGEQHAAGARAARPVAEAKAEVWASVVEDDKLPNAVQEALIGGFVQTDQRELLAPYTERYFAALKDVWDSRSHEMAQQIVVGLYPSFQVVQATLDATDAWLAAAQPAPALRRLVVEARAGVERALRAQAADAAAGAAR from the coding sequence GTGGCTGGTACGAACCTCACACGTGAGGAGGCGCAGGAGCGGGCGCGCCTGCTGCGCGTGGACGCTTACGCCGTCGAGCTGGACCTGCGCGGCGCCCAGGACGGCGGGACCTTCCGCTCGGCGACCACCGTGACGTTCGAGGCCCGCGAGGCCGGGGAGACGTTCATCGACCTCGTCGCGCCGGCCGTGCGCGAGGTGGTGCTCAACGGCGAGGCGCTGGACCCCGCCGCGGTCTTCGCCGACTCCCGCATCGCGCTGGCCGGCCTGCGCCGGGGGGCGAACGAACTGCGCGTGGTCGCCGACTGCGCCTACACCAACACCGGAGAGGGCCTGCACCGCTTCGTCGACCCCGTCGACAAGCAGGCGTACCTCTACACGCAGTTCGAGGTGCCCGACGCCCGGCGCGTCTTCGCCAGCTTCGAGCAGCCCGACCTGAAGGCCGCCTTCGCCTTCACCGTGCGGGCCCCGGCCGGCTGGACGGTGGTCTCCAACTCCCCGACCCCCGAGCCCACCGCGGACGGCGTGTGGGCCTTCGAGCCCACCCCGCGCATCTCCTCCTACGTCACCGCGCTGATCGCCGGCCCCTACACCGCCGTGCACAGCAGCTGGGACGGCGATGGCCGCAGCGTGCCGCTGGGCATCTACTGCCGCCCCTCGCTCGCCGAGCACCTGGACGCCGAGGCGATCTTCGAGGTCACCCGCCAGGGCTTCGACTGGTTCCAGGAGAAGTTCGACCACCCCTACCCGTTCGCCAAGTACGACCAGCTCTTCGTCCCGGAGTTCAACGCCGGCGCGATGGAGAACGCGGGCGCGGTCACCATCCGCGACCAGTACGTCTTCCGCTCCAAGGTCACCGACTCGGCCTACGAGCTGCGCGCCGAGACCATCCTGCACGAGCTGGCCCACATGTGGTTCGGCGACCTGGTCACCATGGAGTGGTGGAACGACCTGTGGCTGAACGAGTCGTTCGCCACCTACACCTCCATCGCCTGCCAGGCCCACGCCCCCGGCTCGAAGTGGCCGCACTCGTGGACCAGCTTCGCCAACACGATGAAGACGTGGGCGTACCGCCAGGACCAGCTGCCCTCCACCCACCCGATCATGGCGGAGATCAACGACCTGGACGACGTGCTCGTCAACTTCGACGGGATCACGTACGCCAAGGGCGCCTCAGTGCTCAAGCAGCTCGTCGCCTATGTCGGCATGGACGCTTTCTTCGCCGGCGTGCAGGCGTACTTCAAGCGCCACGCCTGGGGCAACACCCGGCTGACCGACCTGCTCGGCGCCCTGGAGGAGACCTCCGGCCGCGATCTGAAGACGTGGTCCAAGGCGTGGCTGGAGACCGCCGGCATCAACGTGCTGCGGCCCGAGCTGACCGTCGGCGACGACGGCGTCGTGACGTCCTTCGCGGTCCGCCAGGAGGCCCCCGCGCTGCCCGCGGGCGCCAAGGGCTCCGCCGTGCTGCGCCCGCACCGCATCGCCGTCGGCGGCTACGACCTCCAGGACGGCAAGCTGGTCCGCACCACCCGCGTGGAGCTGGACGTGGACGGCGAGCTGACGGAGGTGCCCGAGCTGACCGGCGTGCGCCGCCCCGACGTGGTGCTGCTCAACGACGACGACCTGTCGTACGCCAAGGTCCGGCTGGACGAGCAGTCCCTGGCCACCGTGCGCGACCACCTCGGCGACTTCACCGAGTCGCTGCCGCGCGCCCTGGTCTGGGCCGCCGCCTGGGACATGACGCGGGACGGCGAGCTGGCCACCCGCGACTACCTGGAGCTGGTGCTGCACGGCGTCGCCAAGGAGTCCGACATCGGGGTGGTGCAGTCCCTGCACCGCCAGCTCAAGCTGGCCCTGGACCTGTACGCGGACCCGGCCTGGCGCGAGACCGGTCTGGCCCGCTGGACCGAGGCGTCCCTGGAGCACCTGGCCGCCGCCGCGCCGGGCAGCGACCACCAGCTCGCCTGGGCGCGGGCCTTCGCCGACGTGGCCCGCACCCCCGAGCAGCTCGACATCCTCCAGGGCCTGCTGGACGGCACCACGGAGTACGAGGGCCTGGCCGTCGACACCGAGCTGCGCTGGGCGCTGCTGACCCGGCTGGCCGCGACCGGCCGGGCCGGCGAGGAGGCGATCGAGGACGAGCTGAAGCGCGACCCCACCTCCGCGGGCGAGCAGCACGCCGCAGGCGCCCGCGCCGCGCGGCCCGTCGCCGAGGCCAAGGCCGAGGTGTGGGCCTCGGTCGTGGAGGACGACAAGCTGCCGAACGCGGTGCAGGAGGCGCTGATCGGCGGCTTCGTCCAGACCGACCAGCGCGAGCTGCTCGCGCCCTACACCGAGCGGTACTTCGCGGCGCTCAAGGACGTGTGGGACTCGCGCAGCCACGAGATGGCCCAGCAGATCGTGGTCGGGCTCTACCCCTCGTTCCAGGTCGTGCAGGCCACCCTCGACGCCACCGACGCGTGGCTGGCCGCCGCCCAGCCGGCGCCGGCGCTGCGCCGCCTGGTCGTCGAGGCCCGCGCGGGCGTCGAACGCGCGCTCAGGGCCCAGGCCGCCGACGCCGCGGCGGGCGCCGCGCGCTGA
- a CDS encoding HNH endonuclease, whose protein sequence is MPHVLVLNASYEPLGVVPLRRALVLVLNNKAVCLEESGAYLHSETQALPAPSVVKLTKFVRVPFRGTVPLTRRALFARDGGKCAYCGAAATSVDHVIPRSRGGQHAWDNVVAACRRCNHVKADRHVAELGWRLRHQPAPPSGLAWRIIGTGHRDPRWLPYLQPFGADDALARIDGISA, encoded by the coding sequence GTGCCGCATGTCCTGGTCCTGAACGCGTCGTACGAGCCGCTCGGCGTCGTACCGCTCCGCCGCGCGCTCGTCCTCGTGCTCAACAACAAGGCCGTGTGCCTCGAGGAATCCGGCGCCTACCTGCACAGCGAGACGCAGGCCCTGCCGGCGCCCAGCGTCGTCAAACTCACCAAATTCGTGCGTGTGCCCTTTCGCGGCACCGTGCCCCTGACCCGCCGGGCCCTGTTCGCCCGGGACGGCGGGAAGTGCGCGTACTGCGGGGCCGCCGCCACCAGCGTCGACCACGTCATCCCGCGCAGCCGCGGCGGACAGCACGCCTGGGACAACGTGGTGGCGGCCTGCAGGCGCTGCAACCACGTCAAGGCGGACCGGCACGTCGCCGAGCTGGGCTGGCGGCTGCGCCATCAACCCGCCCCGCCGTCGGGCCTGGCCTGGCGGATCATCGGGACCGGTCATAGGGACCCGCGCTGGCTGCCATACCTGCAGCCTTTCGGCGCGGACGACGCCTTGGCCCGGATCGACGGCATCTCAGCCTGA
- a CDS encoding beta-N-acetylglucosaminidase domain-containing protein, protein MAVVATVVGGWLGQVSAVADPAAGAVPKAVAGAASDATSGAASQTASGAAPAGGAKVTSPTVPAAAATSAPANLRAARGAVRVRAAGVWPRPQSMVARGRFAAVTDVVVLVAGPDADPYAVDVVERALRDAGARQVVRTAAPPVPPLGGGLTVYAGRAARDPLHDLGAPAAAGLPSGGYRLAVDDRVVALDGVGPDGLFHAAQTLRQLVTAQPDVTGFRAVTVRDWPAAPVRGTAESFYGVPWTRAQRLAQLDFMARTKQNLYLYAPGDDPYRRAQWKEPYPAAQRADFRALTARAAQDHVTVAWAVAPGQSMCFSSDADRRALERKLDAMWALGARAFQLQFQDVGYSEWHCGADAARFGDGPAAAARAQAAVAGAVAAHLKAKYGAAAPPLSLLPTEFYQDGATPYRSALADALDPSVAVAWTGVGVLPGTITGGQVAAVTAALGHPVLTEDNYPVNDFAPDRLFLGPYTGRDPAVATATAGVVAAGMQQPAASRVPLFTAADFAWNPDAYDPRASWQAAIDDLAGPGTAARQALRTLAGDERSSALAGSASDSADLRPLVDDFWRARAAASPEGVPDLPALRAAAARLRAAFTVMRGAPGALGPLAGGTFGDEAGPWLTRLAQYGAAGEQAVDMLVAQAEGDGAAAWRARRSLDTAREALAQDTVTVGDGALDDFLTRAAASGDAWLGLRADGRTATTTMASGHGTDPAAMVDGKDGTAWSSAAPPQPDDSFGVDLGAERPLSAVRVAMGDGSGSDDFLHDAVLEVAGDDGTGWRKIGEYHDQAVISATLPEGTRAREVRLRATGGQPGAVTVREFAVTVSGSRTPTATGGAHASAAVDGDLSTAAGAGPLTVRFDGARRLDTVTVVADPPRSPGGDGAPASAPHGSGAPAKPVTVEVHTAGGGWRTIGTLSGAGAGPASGAASGTASGTGGGSGSGAGTDARTATDPRTGTASRTGSGPGSASGSGAAPGSGPESAPRSGPDAGGSGWTELPAGVLADAVRLSDGAGVREVVPWFAEPPRVTLDRPEVDAEAGGAPTEVTAAVVSGLPRDASVAVAPAAPGPDGIRVTAAHPSLPLPRGATARVELRVAVPAGTAPGRYGVPVRFTVAGRTVERRITVTTHPRTGGPDLVRGAAATSSGDETPDFPASAVADGDPATRWSSPARDDAWVQVQLPAPARIGRVELDWQDAYASRYTLQTSADGVTWHTAATVADGSGGHETVWLDSPQDARYLRVQGVHRATRYGYSLFAIAAYAVTG, encoded by the coding sequence GTGGCGGTGGTGGCCACCGTGGTGGGTGGCTGGCTCGGGCAGGTCTCGGCGGTGGCCGATCCGGCGGCCGGGGCGGTGCCGAAGGCCGTGGCCGGGGCCGCGTCCGACGCGACGTCCGGGGCCGCTTCGCAGACGGCGTCCGGGGCCGCGCCCGCGGGCGGGGCGAAGGTGACCTCCCCGACGGTTCCCGCTGCCGCGGCGACGTCCGCCCCGGCGAACCTCCGCGCCGCGCGCGGTGCGGTGCGGGTGCGGGCCGCCGGGGTCTGGCCGAGGCCGCAGAGCATGGTCGCCCGGGGGAGGTTCGCCGCCGTCACCGACGTGGTGGTGCTGGTGGCGGGGCCGGACGCCGACCCGTACGCCGTGGACGTGGTCGAGCGGGCGCTGCGCGACGCGGGCGCGCGCCAGGTGGTGCGGACCGCGGCGCCGCCCGTGCCGCCGTTGGGCGGCGGGCTGACCGTGTACGCCGGCCGCGCGGCGCGGGACCCGCTGCACGACCTGGGCGCGCCCGCCGCTGCCGGCCTGCCGTCGGGCGGCTACCGCCTCGCCGTCGACGACCGGGTGGTCGCGCTGGACGGCGTCGGCCCCGACGGCCTCTTCCACGCCGCCCAGACGCTGCGTCAGCTCGTCACCGCCCAGCCGGACGTGACGGGCTTCCGCGCCGTCACCGTGCGGGACTGGCCGGCCGCCCCGGTCCGCGGCACCGCCGAGAGCTTCTACGGCGTCCCGTGGACGCGGGCCCAGCGGCTGGCGCAGCTGGACTTCATGGCCCGCACCAAGCAGAACCTCTACCTCTACGCGCCCGGCGACGACCCGTACCGCCGCGCGCAGTGGAAGGAGCCCTACCCGGCGGCCCAGCGCGCCGACTTCCGCGCGCTGACCGCGCGGGCCGCGCAGGACCACGTCACGGTCGCCTGGGCGGTCGCGCCCGGCCAGTCCATGTGCTTCTCCTCCGACGCCGACCGGCGCGCCCTGGAGCGCAAGCTGGACGCGATGTGGGCGCTGGGCGCGCGGGCGTTCCAGCTCCAGTTCCAGGACGTCGGCTACAGCGAGTGGCACTGCGGCGCCGACGCCGCGCGGTTCGGCGACGGCCCGGCCGCCGCGGCCCGCGCCCAGGCCGCGGTCGCGGGCGCCGTCGCCGCGCACCTGAAGGCGAAGTACGGCGCCGCCGCTCCGCCGCTCTCGCTGCTGCCGACCGAGTTCTACCAGGACGGCGCGACGCCGTACCGCAGCGCGCTCGCCGACGCGCTCGACCCGTCGGTCGCGGTGGCCTGGACGGGCGTGGGCGTGCTGCCCGGCACCATCACCGGCGGGCAGGTGGCCGCGGTGACCGCGGCGCTGGGGCACCCGGTGCTCACCGAGGACAACTACCCGGTCAACGACTTCGCCCCCGACCGCCTCTTCCTCGGCCCCTACACCGGCCGCGACCCGGCCGTCGCGACCGCGACCGCCGGGGTGGTCGCCGCCGGGATGCAGCAGCCGGCGGCCTCGCGCGTACCGCTGTTCACCGCCGCCGACTTCGCCTGGAACCCCGACGCCTACGACCCGCGGGCGTCCTGGCAGGCCGCGATCGACGACCTCGCGGGCCCCGGCACGGCCGCCCGGCAGGCGCTGCGCACGCTGGCCGGCGACGAGCGGTCCTCGGCGCTGGCCGGCAGCGCGTCCGACTCGGCGGACCTGCGCCCGCTGGTCGACGACTTCTGGAGGGCGCGGGCCGCGGCGAGCCCCGAGGGCGTGCCCGACCTGCCCGCGCTGCGCGCCGCGGCGGCCCGGCTGCGCGCGGCCTTCACGGTGATGCGCGGCGCGCCCGGCGCGCTGGGCCCGCTGGCCGGCGGGACCTTCGGCGACGAGGCCGGGCCGTGGCTCACCCGGCTGGCGCAGTACGGCGCGGCGGGCGAGCAGGCCGTGGACATGCTGGTCGCGCAGGCCGAGGGCGACGGCGCGGCGGCGTGGCGGGCCCGCAGGTCGCTGGACACGGCCAGGGAGGCGCTGGCCCAGGACACGGTCACCGTCGGCGACGGCGCCCTGGACGACTTCCTGACCCGGGCCGCGGCGAGCGGCGACGCCTGGCTGGGCCTGCGCGCCGACGGCCGCACCGCGACCACCACGATGGCCTCCGGCCACGGCACCGACCCGGCCGCGATGGTCGACGGCAAGGACGGCACCGCGTGGTCGAGCGCCGCGCCGCCGCAGCCCGACGACTCCTTCGGCGTGGACCTCGGCGCCGAGCGCCCGCTCAGCGCGGTGCGGGTGGCGATGGGCGACGGCAGCGGCTCCGACGACTTCCTGCACGACGCGGTGCTGGAGGTGGCGGGCGACGACGGCACCGGCTGGCGGAAGATCGGCGAGTACCACGACCAGGCGGTGATCAGCGCGACGCTGCCGGAGGGGACCAGGGCCCGCGAGGTGCGGCTGCGGGCGACCGGCGGGCAGCCCGGCGCGGTGACCGTGCGGGAGTTCGCGGTCACGGTCAGCGGGAGCAGGACGCCCACCGCGACCGGCGGCGCGCACGCCTCCGCAGCGGTCGACGGCGACCTGTCCACCGCGGCCGGCGCGGGCCCGCTGACGGTGCGCTTCGACGGCGCGCGCCGGCTGGACACGGTGACCGTCGTCGCCGACCCGCCCCGCTCACCCGGCGGCGACGGCGCCCCCGCCTCGGCCCCACACGGCTCGGGCGCACCCGCGAAGCCGGTCACCGTCGAGGTCCACACCGCGGGCGGCGGCTGGCGCACGATCGGCACGCTGAGCGGCGCTGGGGCGGGGCCGGCGTCGGGTGCGGCGTCCGGTACGGCGTCCGGTACGGGCGGGGGCTCGGGGTCGGGCGCGGGCACGGATGCGCGTACGGCCACTGATCCGCGTACGGGCACGGCCTCACGTACGGGCTCCGGCCCGGGATCGGCGTCCGGCTCCGGAGCAGCCCCGGGCTCCGGCCCGGAATCGGCCCCGCGCTCCGGTCCTGACGCCGGCGGCTCGGGGTGGACCGAGCTGCCCGCCGGCGTCCTCGCCGACGCCGTGCGGCTGAGCGACGGCGCCGGGGTCCGCGAGGTCGTGCCGTGGTTCGCCGAGCCGCCGCGGGTGACGCTGGACCGGCCCGAGGTGGACGCGGAGGCGGGCGGCGCGCCGACCGAGGTGACCGCGGCCGTCGTCTCCGGGCTGCCGCGCGACGCCTCGGTCGCCGTGGCGCCCGCCGCGCCCGGCCCTGACGGCATCCGGGTGACCGCGGCGCACCCGTCGCTGCCGCTCCCCCGGGGCGCCACCGCGCGCGTCGAGCTGCGGGTGGCCGTGCCGGCCGGGACCGCGCCGGGCCGGTACGGCGTGCCGGTGCGCTTCACCGTGGCCGGCCGCACCGTGGAGCGGCGGATCACCGTCACGACGCATCCGCGCACCGGCGGCCCGGACCTGGTCCGCGGCGCGGCGGCCACCTCCTCGGGCGACGAGACGCCGGACTTCCCCGCCTCCGCCGTGGCCGACGGCGACCCGGCCACCCGCTGGTCCTCCCCCGCGCGCGACGACGCCTGGGTCCAGGTCCAGCTGCCCGCGCCGGCCCGGATCGGCCGCGTCGAGCTGGACTGGCAGGACGCCTACGCCTCCCGATACACGCTGCAGACCTCCGCCGACGGCGTCACCTGGCACACCGCCGCCACGGTCGCCGACGGCAGCGGCGGCCACGAGACCGTCTGGCTCGACTCCCCGCAGGACGCCCGCTACCTGCGCGTCCAGGGCGTCCACCGCGCCACCCGCTACGGCTACTCCCTCTTCGCCATCGCCGCGTACGCCGTCACCGGCTGA
- a CDS encoding alkaline phosphatase family protein, which translates to MAELTRRRLLGSAAGAMGGAAALALLPPSVQRAVAAGPVRGGSLADIEHVVMLMQENRSFDHYFGTLSGVRGFADPDALTLSTGRSVFHQPDEVNPDGYLLPFHLDTHSTSAQAIPSTSHAWSVQHQAWNGGRMDQWLPAHRKADGANGPYVMGYYTREDIPFQFALAEAFTICDNYFCSVMGPTWPNRLYWMTGTIDPSGTRGGPVISNSDPKPYTWTTYAERLQAAGVSWKVYQQDDDYGCNVLEYFGTFRAAQPGSALYEQGVRPGPADAFEEDARNDRLPTVSWIIPTSVQSEHPDFLPAAGADFVAAKIEAVAANPKVWAKTAFILNYDENDGLFDHVPPPVPPAGTPDEFVQGLPIGAGFRVPAIVVSPWTVGGWVASEAFDHTSPLRLLEHLTGVREPNISQWRRDTFGDLSSVFRFADARPTAPALPDDTAEQLARAEQDVATLPAPVLPGADQDFPQQEPGSRPHV; encoded by the coding sequence ATGGCCGAGTTGACCCGCCGCCGGCTCCTCGGATCGGCGGCCGGGGCGATGGGCGGCGCCGCGGCCCTCGCCCTGCTGCCGCCCAGCGTGCAGCGGGCGGTCGCGGCCGGCCCGGTCCGCGGCGGCTCCCTCGCCGACATCGAGCACGTCGTGATGCTGATGCAGGAGAACCGCTCGTTCGACCACTACTTCGGCACGCTCTCCGGCGTCCGAGGCTTCGCCGACCCCGACGCGCTGACGCTGTCCACCGGCCGCTCGGTCTTCCACCAGCCCGACGAGGTGAACCCGGACGGCTACCTGCTGCCGTTCCACCTGGACACCCACAGCACCAGCGCCCAGGCGATCCCCTCCACCAGCCACGCCTGGTCGGTGCAGCACCAGGCGTGGAACGGCGGCCGGATGGACCAGTGGCTGCCCGCGCACCGCAAGGCCGACGGCGCCAACGGCCCGTATGTGATGGGTTACTACACCCGCGAGGACATCCCGTTCCAGTTCGCGCTGGCCGAGGCGTTCACGATCTGCGACAACTACTTCTGCTCGGTGATGGGCCCGACCTGGCCCAACCGGCTGTACTGGATGACCGGCACGATCGACCCGTCCGGGACCCGCGGCGGCCCGGTGATCTCCAACAGCGACCCCAAGCCGTACACCTGGACCACCTACGCCGAGCGGCTGCAGGCGGCCGGGGTGAGCTGGAAGGTCTACCAGCAGGACGACGACTACGGCTGCAACGTCCTGGAGTACTTCGGGACCTTCCGCGCCGCGCAGCCCGGCTCCGCGCTCTACGAGCAGGGGGTGCGGCCCGGCCCGGCCGACGCGTTCGAGGAGGACGCCAGGAACGACCGGCTGCCGACCGTCTCGTGGATCATCCCGACCAGCGTGCAGTCCGAGCACCCGGACTTCCTGCCGGCCGCCGGCGCGGACTTCGTGGCCGCCAAGATCGAGGCGGTGGCGGCCAACCCGAAGGTGTGGGCGAAGACCGCGTTCATCCTCAACTACGACGAGAACGACGGGCTGTTCGACCATGTGCCGCCGCCGGTGCCGCCGGCCGGGACGCCCGACGAGTTCGTGCAGGGCCTGCCGATCGGCGCGGGGTTCCGGGTGCCGGCGATCGTCGTCTCGCCGTGGACGGTCGGCGGCTGGGTGGCCAGCGAGGCCTTCGACCACACCTCGCCGCTGCGGCTGCTGGAGCACCTCACCGGCGTCCGCGAGCCGAACATCAGCCAGTGGCGGCGCGACACCTTCGGCGACCTCAGCTCGGTGTTCCGCTTCGCCGACGCCCGGCCGACCGCGCCGGCGCTGCCCGACGACACCGCCGAGCAGCTCGCGCGGGCCGAGCAGGACGTGGCGACGCTCCCCGCGCCGGTGCTGCCGGGCGCGGACCAGGACTTCCCCCAGCAGGAGCCCGGCTCACGCCCCCACGTCTGA